In Arsenicicoccus dermatophilus, a genomic segment contains:
- a CDS encoding GntR family transcriptional regulator yields MLITIDPESAEPLYGQLVGAIRGAILRGEVGPGDKLPAARDLAAGLGVNMHTVLRAYNTLRDDGAIELRRGRGAVVTTKGLDTAELEQSARTFLEAGRRHGLTLPQLHDLLDQEARS; encoded by the coding sequence GTGCTCATCACCATCGATCCGGAATCTGCCGAGCCGCTCTACGGCCAGCTCGTCGGCGCGATCCGCGGCGCGATCCTGCGCGGCGAGGTCGGCCCCGGCGACAAGCTCCCGGCCGCGCGGGACCTCGCCGCCGGCCTCGGGGTCAACATGCACACCGTCCTGCGGGCCTACAACACCCTGCGCGACGACGGCGCCATCGAGCTGCGCCGCGGCCGCGGAGCGGTCGTCACCACCAAGGGCCTGGACACCGCCGAGCTCGAGCAGTCGGCGCGCACCTTCCTCGAGGCCGGGCGCCGGCACGGTCTCACCCTCCCCCAGCTGCACGATCTCCTCGATCAGGAGGCCCGGTCATGA